A window of the Henckelia pumila isolate YLH828 chromosome 3, ASM3356847v2, whole genome shotgun sequence genome harbors these coding sequences:
- the LOC140890367 gene encoding uncharacterized protein, protein MLDAATGGNLLRKSPEDGYELIEEMTSSSYRPQSERSAARRPAGMHQVDAFTLVVVYLEVMNKRIEELTIGHSAMRIQEVWCKKCGAEHFTKDCQTSNPSYQQEGGMVNHVGNQNRPRNDPFANTYNPMWKQHPNFLWGGQNNRPYGNQNYGKQHQEEKSSMEQMMQNFISSTETGMQNQDASIKILENQIGNLAKVMSSRELGTFPSDTEKITKEQVKAVELRSGKRIEGERRGEKESKPAILEKTAGKSSTSTQPPTSQSNIVIPPPFPAALKKDKRDSQFDKFLEVFKKLNINIPFADALMKMPSYAKFLKEILSNKRKLEEHAMISLTKNCSALVMNKIPPKQKYQGSFSIPCVINDVQFHKDLCDLGASINLMPFSVFRKLSLGESKSTRMSLQLTDRSIKYPRGIIDDVLVKVDKFIFPVDFLVLDMEEDLDMPLILGRPFLEIGKALIDVQKGELLLRVGEEKISFDVFNAHKFSQSNEECFQIDVVDLLLYDYVQNTFQEPLEAALVSPPHEDEINEGIEEMTAYLNDNQSWRKRWQAQTRRSW, encoded by the coding sequence ATGCTAGATGCAGCTACAGGTGGTAATTTATTACGCAAATCACCAGAAGATGGATATGAGTTAATTGAGGAAATGACATCTAGTAGCTATCGCCCTCAGTCTGAGAGAAGTGCAGCCAGGAGACCCGCAGGAATGCATCAAGTTGATGCATTCACCTTAGTAGTTGTTTATCTTGAAGTCATGAATAAGAGGATTGAAGAGTTAACTATAGGGCATTCTGCGATGCGTATTCAAGAAGTGTGGTGTAAGAAATGTGGTGCGGAACACTTCACGAAAGATTGTCAGACAAGCAATCCATCATATCAGCAAGAGGGAGGAATGGTAAACCATGTAGGGAATCAAAACCGCCCTAGGAATGATCCATTCGCAAATACATACAATCCAATGTGGAAACAACATCCGAACTTTTTGTGGGGAGGACAGAACAATAGGCCATATGGGAATCAGAACTATGGAAAACAGCATCAGGAGGAGAAGTCAAGCATGGAACAGATGATGCAGAATTTCATATCATCCACTGAGACCGGAATGCAGAATCAGGATGCATCGATTAAAATTCTGGAAAATCAAATAGGAAATTTAGCTAAAGTGATGTCTAGTAGAGAACTGGGTACTTTTCCAAGTGACACGGAAAAGATTACAAAGGAGCAGGTCAAGGCTGTTGAATTAAGAAGTGGGAAGAGAATCGAAGGTGAGAGACGAGGGGAGAAAGAGTCAAAACCAGCTATATTAGAGAAAACTGCAGGTAAGTCTTCTACTTCTACACAACCACCCACATCACAGTCAAATATTGTTATTCCACCACCTTTTCCTGCAGCTCTCAAGAAGGACAAGCGAGATTCTCAATTTGATAAATTCCTAGAAGTattcaagaaattgaatatAAACATTCCCTTCGCCGATGCATTGATGAAAATGCCCAGTTACGCTAAATTCTTGAAGGAGATTCTCTCCAACAAGAGGAAATTGGAGGAGCATGCAATGATCAGTCTAACAAAAAATTGCTCTGCACTAGTTATGAACAAGATCCCACCGAAGCAAAAATATCAagggagtttttctattccTTGTGTTATTAATGATGTGCAATTTCATAAAGATTTGTGTGATTTGGGTGCTAGCATAAACCTAATGCCATTTTCTGTTTTCAGGAAACTGAGCTTGGGAGAATCTAAATCAACCAGGATGTCGTTGCAATTGACAGATAGATCTATCAAATATCCAAGAGGGATAATAGATGATGTGCTGGTGAAAGTcgacaaattcatcttcccgGTGGATTTTTTGGTGCTTGATATGGAGGAAGACTTGGACATGCCACTTATTTTGGGAAGACCTTTCCTGGAGATAGGGAAAGCACTCATCGATGTCCAAAAGGGAGAATTACTTCTGAGAGTGGGAGAGGAGAAAATCTCTTTTGATGtgtttaatgctcataaatttTCACAAAGTAATGAAGAGTGTTTTCAAATAGATGTTGTGGACTTACTTCTGTATGATTATGTGCAGAATACGTTTCAGGAACCATTAGAAGCTGCACTTGTATCTCCACCTCATGAGGACGAAATCAATGAAGGAATAGAAGAAATGACTGCTTACTTGAATGATAACCAGTCTTGGAGAAAAAGGTGGCAAGCTCAGACTCGAAGATCTTGGTGA